A window of the Vanessa cardui chromosome 27, ilVanCard2.1, whole genome shotgun sequence genome harbors these coding sequences:
- the LOC124540935 gene encoding uncharacterized protein LOC124540935: MAAGNNGAVFFLGSRAHYEVLEPPNNYDIENGNTSTETIYQNQSVEELWPNEQTNKHTDFDANYNPETINWNYCDQNNTVICESNMPVSCVKRRVKRRSSETLLCDEKPTIMNAVEPDEHSKSKPTCRVSLLSFLASLARRKRSLESEQVQYLQHFESALTSCTYRESCRCLDCQLESQLSSAETHPEVDEDDLDVTSTLLGLQQIKLLRYLGESFARAAAMSRYFECEEESDEYSSDDDYASYNPKDIANQAIIDLDDDVFIANTPDNDNTSTDLLLDDQQEEEQSVQEPLEDEDTDKQLQMEVAASTSAMFNILLYHPFSCAIQ; the protein is encoded by the exons ATGGCGGCCGGCAATAATGGTGCAGTTTTTTTCTTAGGAAGCAGAGCTCATTATgag GTATTAGAACCACCAAACAACTATGACATCGAAAATGGAAATACATCGACAGAAACGATTTACCAAAACCAATCAGTTGAGGAGCTGTGGCCAAACGAACAGACGAACAAACATACCGACTTCGACGCTAATTACAACCCGGAAACGATAAATTGGAATTATTGCGATCAAAATAACACCg TGATATGTGAATCGAATATGCCAGTGAGTTGTGTGAAGCGCCGCGTCAAACGTCGCTCGAGCGAGACTCTGCTGTGCGACGAAAAACCGACGATTATGAATGCCGTCGAGCCAGA tgaACATTCAAAATCGAAACCAACGTGCAGAGTGTCTCTGCTCTCGTTCTTAGCGTCTCTAGCGCGCAGAAAGCGCAGTCTGGAGTCAGAGCAAGTGCAATACTTGCAACACTTCGAATCCGCGCTGACGAGCTGCACTTACAGGGAATCGTGTCGGTGTCTGGATTGTCAG TTGGAGTCACAGCTTTCGTCCGCGGAGACACATCCCGAGGTTGATGAAGATGACCTAGACGTAACGTCTACACTTCTGGGGCTGCAGCAAATTAAGCTGTTGCGATATCTGGGGGAATCGTTTGCGAGGGCCGCGGCCATG agtCGTTACTTCGAATGTGAGGAGGAAAGTGATGAATACAGCTCTGATGATGATTATGCCTCATATAACCCAAAGGATATCGCTAATCAGGCCATTATAGATTTGGATGACGAT GTATTCATCGCTAATACTCCAGATAATGACAATACATCAACAGATCTCCTGTTAGACGACCAACAGGAAGAGGAGCAATCCGTCCAGGAACCACTGGAAGACGAAGACACGGATAAGCAACTGCAAATGGAAGTGGCAGCAAGCACTTCAGCCATGTTCAACATACTGTTGTACCATCCGTTTTCATGTGCCATACAATAA
- the LOC124541131 gene encoding differentially expressed in FDCP 8 homolog, translating to MAAALANDSPRYRNSLICCSPRSVDVTSRSSSSTSGCVSADESCDSNYIPKSIANKKLKIHSSATKEELEKAINQCKELVLNSPQCSDERKWLVRYLVELRLRLEDLKDNDGQLRPRVAIKGHHFEQQINTNNRKQYCDHCSGVIWSIVQSSYVCTDCGYVCHYKCVDDICRVCAHVVMTERGQFEMSICPEKGLASQDYKCAECGTALTFKDTWNEPRLCDYTGMYFCATCHWNDLSAIPARVVHNWDWDKRYISRLAYQMLNLSWSRPYIDVENINSRLFNFIAELEWVHKMRKDLEWMRRYLCACAEGSTLLSPLFVQLGDVNKKYSMAHLQAINDGSLETQLTELTEVCRAHITNCALCSGKGYLCEVCGNNEILYPFDSGAILCDKCNSMFHRSCWLRKGQACLKCLRLDSRKKDTVQSPDDVDTNLEYDIDKFVE from the coding sequence ATGGCCGCGGCCCTCGCAAACGATTCCCCCAGATATCGCAACAGCTTAATTTGCTGCAGCCCCAGAAGTGTAGACGTTACGTCTAGGTCATCTTCATCAACCTCGGGATGTGTCTCCGCGGACGAAAGCTGTGACTCCAACTACATTCCCAAATCAATAGCAAATAAGAAACTTAAAATTCACAGCTCGGCAACGAAGGAAGAACTGGAGAAAGCGATAAACCAATGCAAGGAATTAGTCTTAAATAGCCCTCAGTGTTCCGACGAGCGAAAATGGTTAGTGCGTTATTTAGTCGAACTACGTTTAAGATTAGAAGATCTGAAGGACAACGATGGTCAGCTGAGGCCAAGGGTTGCCATAAAAGGGCACCATTTCGAGCAACAGATTAACACAAACAACAGAAAGCAATACTGTGATCATTGTAGCGGAGTCATATGGAGTATTGTTCAAAGTTCGTATGTATGTACTGACTGTGGATATGTTTGTCATTATAAATGTGTAGATGACATATGCAGGGTTTGCGCGCATGTTGTAATGACTGAAAGAGGGCAATTTGAAATGAGCATATGCCCTGAAAAAGGTCTAGCATCACAGGACTACAAGTGTGCAGAATGTGGAACTGCCCTAACATTCAAGGACACTTGGAATGAGCCTCGTCTCTGTGATTACACTGGAATGTATTTCTGTGCAACGTGCCACTGGAATGACTTATCTGCGATCCCAGCAAGAGTTGTACACAACTGGGATTGGGATAAACGATACATATCACGACTAGCGTACCAAATGCTAAACTTATCCTGGTCTCGACCATACATTGATGTTGAGAATATCAACTCGAGGCTATTCAACTTTATTGCTGAATTAGAATGGGTCCACAAAATGAGAAAAGATCTTGAGTGGATGAGGAGATACTTATGTGCCTGTGCCGAGGGATCCACTCTCCTATCTCCGTTATTCGTACAACTCGGCGATGTCAATAAAAAGTACAGCATGGCCCACTTACAAGCCATAAACGATGGAAGTCTTGAAACTCAACTAACAGAATTAACTGAAGTTTGCCGAGCTCATATAACAAACTGTGCCTTATGTTCTGGTAAAGGTTACTTATGTGAGGTCTGCGGCAATAATGAAATCTTATATCCGTTTGACAGCGGAGCAATATTATGCGATAAATGCAACTCCATGTTCCACAGGAGTTGCTGGTTAAGGAAAGGACAAGCTTGCTTAAAATGCTTGCGTTTAGACAGTAGAAAAAAAGACACGGTCCAATCTCCGGACGACGTTGACACAAATTTGGAATACGACATTGATAAATTTGTTGAATAG